A single genomic interval of Synergistaceae bacterium harbors:
- the ilvB gene encoding biosynthetic-type acetolactate synthase large subunit — MSKMCGAEMVVRSLEAEGVDTVFGLPGGTVIHLYDAIYGSKINHILMRHEQAAAHAADGYARVSGRPGVCIATSGPGATNLVTGIATANLDSVPMIAITGQVATNVIGTDAFQEADIMGITLPVVKHSMQVRTPEQIAPAIKKAFYLASTGRQGPVLIDIPADVQKNCGEFVYPDKVDFKGYHPETALDISRLDEAVSILERAQRPVIFAGGGVIRSGAAAKLTNFAEKLEIPVVTSLLGKGAFPESHPLGLSLGMAGMHGHPVANRALMGADVILAIGSRFSDRSTGNRARFGADAKIIHIDLDQAEIDKTIGTDVWLIGDAGYILDIFFKSMKKKNYDRKIWSEDIDQMRKKEPLPRDEIEGAIAPWQVIETLREVTGGKAIVTTEVGQHQMWTAQHYRVEEPRRFVTSGGLGTMGFGFPAAIGAALACPKQHICCIAGDGSFMMNIQELDTCARHNIPVKVFILNNSCLGMVRQWQQLFYDHRYSNTIYSRDPDFVKIAEGMGVKGFSATQPDEIRSTIEAALEVPGPALVDFRIPQDALVLPMVPPGGAIDKMILN, encoded by the coding sequence ATGTCCAAAATGTGCGGTGCGGAGATGGTGGTGAGATCTCTCGAGGCAGAGGGAGTCGATACGGTGTTCGGGCTTCCGGGAGGCACGGTTATCCATCTCTATGATGCGATCTACGGTTCGAAGATAAATCACATCTTGATGCGCCATGAGCAGGCTGCGGCACATGCTGCGGATGGTTATGCCAGAGTCAGCGGACGTCCCGGTGTATGTATCGCTACTTCCGGTCCGGGCGCAACGAACCTGGTGACCGGCATAGCTACTGCAAATCTGGACTCCGTCCCGATGATTGCAATCACGGGGCAGGTCGCTACAAATGTTATAGGCACCGATGCGTTCCAGGAAGCGGATATCATGGGAATAACCCTCCCTGTCGTAAAACACAGCATGCAGGTCCGTACACCCGAGCAGATAGCGCCGGCTATAAAGAAGGCGTTCTATCTTGCATCGACAGGCAGGCAGGGTCCGGTTCTTATTGATATACCAGCGGATGTGCAGAAGAATTGCGGTGAATTCGTATATCCTGATAAAGTTGATTTTAAGGGGTATCATCCGGAAACCGCGCTTGATATCAGTCGTCTTGACGAAGCTGTGTCTATACTTGAACGTGCACAGCGCCCGGTTATATTTGCCGGCGGAGGTGTCATCCGTTCCGGGGCAGCGGCAAAACTCACGAACTTCGCTGAAAAACTCGAAATCCCGGTCGTTACCTCCCTGCTGGGAAAGGGAGCGTTTCCTGAGTCACATCCGCTCGGACTTTCTCTCGGGATGGCCGGCATGCACGGGCATCCGGTCGCAAACCGGGCTCTCATGGGTGCGGATGTAATCCTCGCGATCGGTTCACGTTTCAGCGACAGGAGCACCGGAAACAGGGCGCGTTTTGGAGCCGACGCAAAAATAATCCACATTGATCTGGACCAGGCTGAGATAGACAAGACCATTGGCACAGATGTGTGGCTTATCGGTGATGCCGGGTATATTCTTGATATTTTCTTCAAATCTATGAAGAAGAAAAATTACGACCGCAAAATCTGGTCCGAAGACATAGACCAGATGAGAAAGAAGGAACCGCTCCCGAGAGACGAGATCGAGGGGGCAATAGCCCCGTGGCAGGTCATCGAAACCCTGCGCGAAGTTACGGGCGGCAAGGCGATAGTCACGACGGAAGTCGGGCAGCACCAGATGTGGACGGCACAGCACTACAGGGTGGAGGAGCCGCGGCGTTTTGTTACCTCGGGAGGCCTCGGCACCATGGGCTTTGGTTTTCCTGCCGCGATAGGCGCGGCGCTTGCCTGCCCGAAACAGCATATCTGCTGCATCGCAGGTGACGGAAGCTTTATGATGAACATACAGGAGCTTGATACATGCGCACGCCACAATATTCCTGTAAAGGTGTTCATACTGAACAACTCATGCCTTGGCATGGTGCGCCAGTGGCAGCAGCTCTTCTATGACCACCGTTATTCAAACACGATCTATAGCCGTGATCCTGATTTCGTAAAGATAGCGGAGGGCATGGGAGTAAAAGGGTTCTCTGCGACGCAGCCCGATGAGATCAGAAGTACGATAGAGGCCGCTCTCGAGGTGCCGGGGCCGGCACTTGTCGATTTCAGGATACCGCAGGACGCGCTTGTTCTTCCCATGGTCCCGCCCGGCGGAGCAATAGACAAAATGATTTTAAATTAG
- a CDS encoding isocitrate/isopropylmalate dehydrogenase family protein gives MKKYKVAVIAGDGIGPEVIGEARKVLDRVGGKFGFLFDWREFPCGARHYLATGEIMPEDMIEEMSKCDVMLLGAIGDPKVRPGILERGILLELRFRFDQYVNLRPALSLPRVSTPVPLGGKRIDSVVVRENTEDLYMGIGSVTENGKLDMPVNVERGSYKLVGNLSLKTDPAFPFAAQVAVNSRPGAERITRYACRLAKKRGEETVTIVSKSNAVSALYGFFEDTAKRVMAEEYPELSYAMVNVDALCYHLVRDPTAYGVLLCPNLFGDIISDLQAGLAGGLGTAAGGNIGDGLSMFEPVHGSAPDIAGTGRANPVAAILSGALLLQHLGETGASAAVENSVSYFLEHAGIEELPFEFGGKATFEDVGKSIISLF, from the coding sequence ATGAAAAAATATAAAGTTGCAGTCATAGCCGGAGACGGAATAGGCCCCGAGGTCATAGGCGAAGCGCGTAAAGTGCTTGACAGGGTCGGCGGAAAATTTGGATTTTTGTTTGACTGGAGGGAGTTTCCCTGCGGTGCGCGCCACTACCTTGCGACCGGAGAGATAATGCCGGAAGATATGATAGAGGAGATGTCAAAGTGTGATGTAATGTTGCTCGGCGCGATCGGTGACCCAAAGGTCAGGCCCGGTATATTGGAACGCGGTATACTGCTGGAGTTGCGCTTCCGCTTCGATCAATATGTGAACCTGCGCCCCGCGTTGTCACTTCCGCGAGTCTCGACTCCTGTCCCGCTAGGCGGTAAACGGATAGACTCGGTCGTCGTCAGGGAGAACACGGAGGACCTTTACATGGGCATTGGTTCTGTGACTGAAAACGGAAAACTGGACATGCCTGTAAATGTGGAACGCGGGAGCTATAAACTCGTCGGTAATCTCTCTCTCAAAACAGACCCCGCATTTCCGTTTGCGGCGCAGGTCGCGGTAAACAGCAGACCGGGGGCAGAGAGAATCACACGCTACGCGTGCCGGCTGGCAAAAAAACGCGGCGAGGAAACAGTTACCATCGTATCTAAGTCAAACGCAGTTTCGGCCCTCTACGGATTTTTTGAGGATACGGCAAAGCGGGTCATGGCGGAGGAATACCCTGAGCTCAGCTATGCCATGGTCAACGTCGATGCTCTGTGCTATCACCTTGTGAGGGACCCTACTGCCTATGGGGTGTTGCTCTGCCCGAACCTATTCGGGGATATCATCAGCGATCTCCAGGCAGGGCTTGCAGGCGGCCTTGGTACTGCAGCAGGCGGGAATATAGGAGACGGATTATCCATGTTCGAGCCGGTACACGGATCGGCGCCTGACATTGCCGGTACGGGAAGGGCAAATCCGGTGGCGGCTATACTGTCCGGGGCTCTTTTGCTCCAGCATCTTGGAGAGACTGGAGCCTCGGCTGCGGTTGAGAACTCTGTCTCATATTTTCTGGAACATGCGGGAATAGAGGAACTTCCTTTCGAATTCGGCGGGAAGGCAACATTCGAAGATGTGGGAAAGAGCATAATCAGTCTGTTTTGA
- a CDS encoding 3-isopropylmalate dehydratase small subunit, translating to METKLKGRAWVYGDNVDTDVIIPARYLVTSDQKVLAQHCMEDIDSTFASGVKAGDMIAAGSNFGCGSSREHAPLAIKGAGISCVIAPSFARIFYRNAINIGLPILECAEAGRISKGDEIEADLSKGIITNITKGETYQAKPFPEFLQNLIGLGGLVPYVRARLGK from the coding sequence ATGGAGACAAAACTCAAAGGCAGGGCATGGGTATACGGAGATAACGTAGACACCGACGTCATAATCCCGGCGAGATATCTCGTAACGAGCGATCAAAAAGTGCTTGCGCAGCACTGCATGGAGGACATAGACAGTACTTTTGCGAGCGGGGTGAAAGCAGGAGACATGATAGCGGCGGGCAGCAATTTTGGCTGCGGTTCGAGCCGTGAGCACGCACCGCTCGCCATAAAGGGCGCAGGGATTTCATGCGTCATAGCGCCGTCGTTTGCAAGGATCTTTTACCGCAACGCGATAAACATCGGGCTCCCTATACTTGAGTGCGCAGAAGCCGGCCGCATATCAAAAGGCGACGAAATAGAGGCGGATCTTTCAAAGGGGATTATCACCAACATCACGAAGGGCGAAACCTATCAGGCAAAGCCATTCCCTGAATTCCTGCAGAACCTCATCGGGCTTGGCGGGCTCGTTCCGTATGTCCGTGCCAGGCTCGGCAAATAG
- a CDS encoding 3-isopropylmalate dehydratase large subunit: MAMTLAEAIIAGHTKDHVEAGAICRVNVDFAFANDITGPPAIKEFKNMGAEKVFDAKRCAVLPDHFTPAKDIASAEQVKACREFAKEQGMLFWEVGRVGVEHAFLPENGLVLPGEIVLGADSHTCTHGAMGALATGVGSTDLAAAWALGETWLRVPETMKVVYDGKPSEWLCGKDMILALIGRIGVEGARYMALEFHGEAMRHLSLDDRFTISNMAVEAGAKTGLINPDEKLLAYAKARAARQFEPVYADSDAVYSKTVNIDTSSMEPQVAMPHLPENVRPVSEAAGTPVDQVFIGSCTNGRLRDLQQAAKILRGHKVHPNVRLMVIPASYEVYRAAMKEGLFDIFIDAGASICTPSCGPCLGGHLGILAAGERCVSTSNRNFIGRMGSPKSEVVLAGPLVAAAAAVTGCICDPRDITVREA; this comes from the coding sequence ATGGCGATGACGCTAGCTGAGGCTATTATCGCCGGGCATACAAAGGATCACGTTGAGGCAGGGGCCATCTGCCGAGTCAACGTTGACTTCGCCTTTGCAAACGACATCACCGGCCCGCCGGCGATAAAAGAATTCAAAAATATGGGTGCGGAGAAGGTCTTTGACGCGAAACGCTGCGCCGTTCTGCCGGATCACTTCACGCCGGCGAAAGATATTGCTTCCGCCGAACAGGTTAAGGCCTGTCGTGAATTTGCAAAGGAACAGGGTATGCTTTTCTGGGAGGTCGGGCGTGTGGGTGTTGAACACGCATTCCTGCCGGAGAACGGACTTGTGCTTCCGGGAGAGATAGTCCTGGGCGCAGACAGCCACACCTGCACTCACGGCGCTATGGGCGCGCTTGCGACCGGCGTCGGCTCGACCGACCTGGCTGCGGCATGGGCTCTTGGCGAGACCTGGCTCCGCGTTCCCGAGACCATGAAGGTCGTTTACGACGGCAAGCCGTCGGAGTGGCTGTGCGGCAAGGACATGATTTTAGCCCTAATCGGCAGGATCGGAGTCGAAGGCGCACGCTACATGGCGCTTGAATTTCACGGTGAAGCGATGCGGCATCTTTCGCTTGACGACAGGTTCACCATCTCCAATATGGCAGTTGAGGCAGGGGCTAAGACAGGGCTCATCAACCCTGACGAGAAGCTTCTCGCTTATGCCAAAGCACGCGCGGCGCGCCAATTTGAACCCGTCTATGCGGACAGTGACGCCGTTTACTCGAAGACGGTCAATATAGATACCTCTTCCATGGAGCCTCAGGTCGCAATGCCGCATCTTCCGGAGAACGTCAGGCCCGTATCCGAGGCAGCCGGGACGCCGGTCGATCAGGTGTTTATAGGCTCATGCACGAACGGGCGTCTTCGCGACCTGCAGCAGGCAGCAAAGATACTCAGGGGACACAAGGTCCATCCCAATGTCCGCTTGATGGTCATTCCCGCATCATACGAAGTGTACCGTGCAGCGATGAAAGAGGGGCTATTCGATATCTTTATCGATGCGGGAGCCTCCATTTGCACACCGAGCTGCGGGCCGTGCCTCGGCGGACACCTTGGCATTCTGGCGGCCGGCGAACGCTGTGTGTCGACGAGCAACAGGAATTTCATCGGCAGAATGGGTTCGCCGAAGAGCGAAGTCGTGCTTGCCGGGCCGCTTGTCGCAGCGGCAGCGGCAGTTACGGGCTGTATCTGCGATCCAAGAGATATCACGGTACGGGAGGCGTAG
- a CDS encoding 2-isopropylmalate synthase, with translation MTDHLRIFDTTLRDGEQAAHINLNKGEKLQIARQLARLGVDVIEAGFPAASPGDFESVQAIAREIKGPVIAGLARTRAEDIRRAGEAVKDAEHPCIHVFIATSPIHMEYKLKMDKEGVLAEVRSGVTLARSLVEDVEFSAEDASRSELSFLIEVFKTAIECGATTLNIPDTVGYAQPEEFFDFVSNIMTEVNPPENIIWSVHCHNDLGLAVANSLAAVRAGVRQVECTVNGLGERAGNASMEEVVMALNTRTDHYSAKTNIDTTKLYSTSKLVSHLTGVMVQPNKAVVGLNAFAHEAGIHQHGMLCNRATYEIMTPETVGAPASDLVLGKHSGRHAFRDRVESLGYQLCDDDMEVAFNYFKELCDKKKDVSDGDIEALILDRVLSFVPERRFTLRDFAVQVGTGCKPTASVTLTSGDVDYTEAATGNGPVDAVYNAVRKILGFNPQLKGFRIGATSERSDAQGETRVILHYKDVQAQGRGTSTDIIEASLRAYIDAANRLYAAAAAKEVRLNGDDAS, from the coding sequence ATGACAGACCATTTACGAATTTTTGACACGACACTGAGGGATGGCGAACAGGCTGCGCATATAAATCTGAATAAGGGTGAAAAACTTCAGATAGCACGCCAGCTTGCGAGGCTTGGAGTTGATGTCATAGAGGCCGGATTCCCGGCTGCATCGCCCGGAGATTTTGAGTCGGTGCAGGCAATTGCGCGCGAGATAAAGGGGCCTGTCATCGCCGGACTCGCAAGGACGCGCGCGGAAGACATACGCAGGGCCGGAGAGGCCGTAAAGGATGCCGAACATCCCTGTATACATGTATTTATCGCTACAAGTCCGATACACATGGAGTATAAGCTCAAGATGGACAAAGAAGGAGTCCTTGCCGAAGTCCGCAGCGGTGTCACGCTGGCCCGTTCGCTTGTGGAGGACGTAGAGTTCTCCGCCGAGGACGCCAGCCGCTCCGAGCTGTCTTTCCTGATTGAAGTTTTCAAGACTGCTATAGAATGCGGAGCAACAACGCTTAACATACCCGATACTGTCGGTTATGCGCAGCCTGAGGAATTTTTTGACTTTGTAAGTAATATAATGACCGAAGTCAATCCGCCTGAAAATATTATCTGGTCGGTCCACTGCCATAACGACCTCGGGCTTGCGGTCGCGAACTCACTGGCTGCGGTAAGGGCGGGTGTGCGTCAGGTTGAGTGCACGGTCAACGGCCTCGGAGAGAGGGCAGGCAACGCCTCTATGGAAGAGGTCGTCATGGCGCTCAATACCCGAACTGACCACTATTCCGCAAAGACAAACATAGACACTACAAAACTTTACAGCACCAGCAAGCTGGTCTCCCATCTTACCGGCGTGATGGTCCAGCCTAACAAGGCAGTTGTAGGTCTTAACGCGTTTGCTCACGAGGCAGGGATACACCAGCACGGGATGCTCTGCAACCGCGCAACTTACGAGATAATGACGCCGGAGACGGTAGGGGCGCCTGCATCCGACCTCGTACTGGGAAAACATTCAGGCCGCCATGCTTTCAGAGACAGGGTGGAGAGCCTTGGCTACCAGCTCTGTGATGATGATATGGAAGTTGCCTTCAACTATTTCAAGGAACTTTGTGACAAAAAGAAAGATGTCTCGGACGGCGACATCGAAGCCCTTATCCTGGACAGAGTCCTGTCCTTTGTACCGGAACGCCGCTTCACGCTCAGGGATTTCGCTGTGCAGGTCGGTACGGGATGTAAACCGACAGCGAGCGTTACCCTCACGTCAGGCGATGTCGATTACACAGAAGCGGCTACCGGAAACGGTCCGGTCGACGCCGTCTATAACGCGGTAAGAAAGATACTTGGGTTCAACCCTCAGCTCAAGGGTTTCCGCATAGGGGCCACGAGCGAGCGTTCTGATGCCCAGGGCGAGACCCGCGTGATACTGCACTATAAAGATGTACAGGCACAGGGACGCGGCACCAGCACAGACATCATAGAAGCCTCTCTCAGGGCCTACATTGACGCTGCAAACAGGCTCTACGCTGCGGCGGCGGCAAAGGAGGTCAGACTGAATGGCGATGACGCTAGCTGA
- the ilvC gene encoding ketol-acid reductoisomerase — translation MAKVYYDRDADLSFLDGKTIAIFGYGSQGHAHAQNLRDSGAKVIIGLHSTSKSKAVAEKDGFEVYTVAEAAAKADAVMFLIPDHLQAQIYKNEVLPNIKKDTKLAFAHGFAVHFEQIVPGPDHDVFMVAPKGPGHIVRRMYKEGKGVPCLIAVYQDASGKAKDFALAYASAIGGGRAGIIETSFREETETDLFGEQAVLCGGVSELMQAGFQTLVDAGYQPEMAYFECINEMKLIVDMIFEGGLSWMRYSVSDTAKYGDMIAGPRVIGEESRKAMKQLLNEIQDGTFARDWILENQTGRPRMKKWAKNAQEAECEKVGKELRKMMPWMESKEIPKF, via the coding sequence ATGGCAAAAGTATATTACGACCGCGATGCAGACCTTAGTTTTCTTGATGGAAAGACGATAGCGATATTCGGTTACGGCAGCCAGGGTCATGCTCATGCACAGAACCTGCGCGACAGCGGAGCGAAGGTCATCATCGGACTTCACTCGACAAGCAAGTCAAAGGCGGTCGCCGAGAAAGACGGTTTTGAGGTCTATACGGTAGCCGAGGCGGCAGCGAAGGCTGATGCCGTGATGTTCCTCATCCCGGACCACCTTCAGGCCCAGATCTACAAGAACGAAGTCCTTCCGAACATTAAAAAGGATACCAAGCTCGCGTTTGCCCACGGTTTTGCGGTCCACTTCGAACAGATAGTCCCCGGTCCGGACCATGATGTATTTATGGTTGCACCCAAGGGGCCCGGACACATCGTCCGCCGCATGTACAAGGAGGGCAAGGGAGTTCCCTGTCTGATCGCGGTATATCAGGATGCATCCGGCAAGGCCAAGGATTTCGCGCTTGCCTATGCCTCGGCGATCGGCGGAGGCAGAGCGGGAATTATCGAAACCAGCTTCCGTGAGGAGACAGAGACAGACCTTTTCGGAGAACAGGCCGTGTTGTGCGGCGGCGTAAGCGAACTTATGCAGGCTGGGTTCCAGACCCTTGTAGATGCCGGATATCAGCCGGAGATGGCTTATTTTGAGTGTATCAATGAGATGAAGCTCATCGTAGATATGATCTTCGAAGGCGGTCTGAGCTGGATGCGTTACTCAGTCAGCGATACTGCCAAGTATGGTGACATGATTGCGGGACCGCGCGTCATCGGCGAAGAATCACGCAAGGCAATGAAGCAGCTTCTGAATGAGATCCAGGACGGAACTTTTGCCCGTGACTGGATACTTGAAAACCAGACAGGCCGTCCGCGCATGAAAAAGTGGGCCAAGAACGCACAGGAGGCAGAGTGCGAAAAGGTAGGCAAAGAACTTCGCAAGATGATGCCATGGATGGAATCCAAGGAGATACCGAAGTTCTAG
- the ilvN gene encoding acetolactate synthase small subunit codes for MRNTFSILSEDNPGVLMRIAGLIYRRGYNIESLSVGSTNTPGVSRFTVVIEGEEGVYEQIRKQLLKLIEVIDVTNLTQEGPFVERWLALVKVRAPLDRRPHVLQTAEIFRCRVVDLGAEAITLEVTGDRGKLIACMEALKPYGIIETAGSGQVALSRSGFLPENSEEMA; via the coding sequence ATGAGGAATACTTTCAGCATTCTGTCGGAAGATAATCCGGGCGTCCTTATGCGTATCGCAGGCCTGATTTACAGGAGAGGCTACAATATCGAGAGCCTCAGCGTAGGGAGTACAAACACTCCGGGAGTGTCGCGCTTCACGGTTGTCATCGAAGGTGAGGAAGGAGTCTATGAGCAGATACGCAAACAGCTGCTTAAACTCATAGAGGTAATAGATGTAACCAACCTTACGCAGGAAGGACCGTTCGTTGAGCGCTGGCTCGCCCTTGTAAAGGTACGGGCTCCCCTCGACAGGCGTCCGCACGTGCTGCAGACGGCGGAGATATTCCGCTGTCGTGTCGTCGACCTCGGAGCAGAGGCGATCACCCTCGAAGTTACCGGTGACAGAGGGAAGCTTATCGCTTGTATGGAGGCGCTCAAACCTTACGGCATTATCGAGACTGCCGGATCGGGGCAGGTCGCCCTCTCCCGTTCAGGTTTTCTGCCGGAGAATTCCGAAGAGATGGCATGA
- a CDS encoding transcriptional repressor: MQVEKILSSAGLRMTRQRKVVLELLLENGSPLSHSEISSMLDEPLDKVTLYRTLQTLRSAAIVHQVQGLDGVWRFCAHDPDTKGCPGDHPHFLCLYCGKMFCLTDQHLPRIEVPEGMKVEGKQLVVYGCCPECAPKKKDGEEQQ, encoded by the coding sequence ATGCAGGTAGAAAAAATTTTAAGCAGCGCCGGGCTTCGCATGACGCGACAGCGGAAGGTCGTCCTCGAACTGCTGCTTGAAAACGGCTCTCCCCTCTCTCACAGTGAAATCTCGTCCATGCTGGATGAACCGCTGGACAAGGTGACCCTTTACAGGACTCTCCAGACGCTTCGATCCGCCGCGATCGTCCATCAGGTTCAGGGACTTGACGGGGTATGGCGTTTCTGCGCACACGATCCTGATACCAAGGGATGCCCCGGAGACCATCCGCACTTTCTCTGTCTTTACTGCGGAAAGATGTTCTGTCTGACTGATCAGCACCTGCCCAGGATAGAGGTGCCTGAAGGCATGAAAGTTGAGGGGAAGCAGCTCGTGGTTTACGGCTGCTGCCCTGAATGCGCACCAAAAAAGAAGGACGGAGAGGAGCAGCAATAG
- a CDS encoding molybdopterin-binding protein: MKITMIPLEEAVGRPLAHDLTQIDAVNHKKSARFKKGQIITEADIPTLRDMGRENLSVMEMSPGDVHEDDAALQLAEVLCGDNLRITGPDEGRCNLVAERSGILWYIAETVNRVNQDPDWVLSALAPHRPVLEGQTVAGFRIRPLVMEDYRVERAVAAVRGSKPFSILPFRPLKTGLVTTGKEIIDHRVEDAFKPKLHEKLEKLNGTLIGQRFSSDSLEQIAAAISAFLKEGAKVIICTGGMSVDADDRTPGAIRSVCRKISFQGTPALPGAMLMLGWAKSPVDGEDVAVIGAPACVAFDDRTALDKLLPFIFAGVEPGDLVRRWGVGGLCEHCPICHYPSCSFAAGS; encoded by the coding sequence ATGAAAATAACAATGATCCCACTTGAGGAAGCCGTGGGCAGACCGCTCGCCCATGATCTGACGCAGATCGACGCCGTAAACCATAAAAAATCAGCGCGTTTCAAAAAAGGACAGATCATAACAGAGGCCGACATCCCGACGCTCAGGGATATGGGCAGGGAAAACCTCTCTGTCATGGAGATGTCTCCGGGAGATGTCCACGAGGACGATGCCGCGCTGCAGCTTGCCGAAGTCCTCTGCGGTGATAACCTGCGCATAACAGGCCCGGATGAGGGGCGCTGCAACCTCGTGGCGGAACGATCCGGCATACTCTGGTATATAGCCGAGACAGTAAACCGCGTCAATCAGGATCCGGACTGGGTGCTCTCGGCGCTTGCCCCTCACCGCCCGGTGCTTGAAGGGCAGACGGTAGCCGGATTCCGCATACGCCCGCTCGTTATGGAGGATTATCGCGTAGAACGGGCCGTGGCTGCCGTCCGAGGGAGCAAGCCCTTCTCTATCCTGCCGTTTCGCCCGCTCAAAACCGGGCTTGTCACTACAGGCAAAGAAATAATCGACCACAGGGTAGAGGATGCATTTAAACCCAAACTGCATGAAAAGCTTGAAAAACTGAACGGCACACTGATCGGCCAGCGCTTCTCATCCGATTCACTCGAGCAGATAGCAGCAGCGATAAGCGCTTTCCTCAAGGAAGGCGCCAAGGTGATAATATGCACCGGAGGCATGAGCGTCGACGCGGATGACAGGACCCCTGGAGCGATACGCTCCGTCTGCCGCAAGATATCATTCCAGGGAACGCCGGCGCTTCCCGGTGCGATGCTGATGCTCGGTTGGGCAAAATCACCCGTTGACGGCGAGGATGTCGCTGTCATAGGAGCACCTGCGTGCGTGGCATTCGACGATAGGACCGCACTCGATAAGCTGCTGCCATTCATCTTTGCCGGAGTCGAACCCGGAGACCTGGTGAGGCGCTGGGGCGTCGGAGGGCTGTGCGAGCATTGTCCCATCTGTCACTATCCAAGCTGTTCCTTCGCGGCAGGAAGTTAA